A genome region from Solirubrobacter pauli includes the following:
- a CDS encoding aldehyde dehydrogenase family protein codes for MAATLSAEIEAARRAHPLWALLPVAARARYIRRASVALLDELDELAPRLAEETGWPRSQLLVSDLLPAARGLRALADDGPRALADTRLTPRSTLLLGRSTRVLQAPVGLVGVRGPSASPFAEPALEAAAALLAGNAVVLAAVVPRLRAIFLRAGIPGELLTVAPEDADLDAVCHRVVDLPRPGRRGMLLVLAGAPRERVVEAAVWAGFGRHPAAAGRLVMVRDAVPGLVPALEEAASALRVGDPRAAETDIAWTPPAGGESAADPPCPTVLVVDADDERFLSPPDAPTLVVVEAAGSEEAIELAVAHARDAPVSVWAQDLAKGERISRRLPSPATWVGRHGIATTAVPTRIARHVVPRQLEWRAAWAPGTPRLPADQDLLAAQRTLAEVRHGREAHRWPALKATASALARAARKKER; via the coding sequence GTGGCCGCGACGCTTAGCGCGGAGATCGAGGCGGCGCGGCGGGCGCATCCGCTGTGGGCGCTGCTGCCCGTGGCCGCCCGGGCCCGGTACATCCGGCGCGCGTCGGTCGCGCTGCTCGACGAGCTGGACGAGCTCGCGCCCCGGCTGGCCGAGGAGACCGGCTGGCCGCGCTCCCAGCTGCTCGTCTCCGACCTGCTGCCGGCCGCGCGCGGCCTGCGGGCGCTGGCCGACGACGGTCCGCGCGCCTTGGCCGACACCCGGCTGACCCCACGCAGCACGCTGCTGCTCGGCCGCTCGACCCGGGTCCTGCAGGCGCCGGTCGGCCTGGTGGGCGTGCGCGGACCGTCCGCGTCGCCGTTCGCCGAGCCGGCGCTCGAGGCCGCCGCCGCGCTGCTGGCCGGCAACGCCGTCGTGCTCGCGGCGGTCGTGCCGCGGCTGCGGGCGATCTTCCTGCGCGCGGGCATCCCCGGCGAGCTGCTGACGGTCGCGCCCGAGGACGCCGACCTCGATGCGGTCTGCCACCGGGTCGTGGACCTGCCCCGCCCGGGCCGCCGCGGCATGCTGCTCGTGCTCGCGGGCGCGCCGCGCGAGCGCGTGGTGGAGGCCGCGGTGTGGGCGGGCTTCGGGCGCCACCCGGCCGCCGCCGGCCGGCTCGTGATGGTCCGCGACGCCGTGCCCGGCCTGGTGCCCGCGCTGGAGGAGGCCGCGAGCGCGCTGCGCGTGGGCGACCCGCGCGCCGCGGAGACGGACATCGCGTGGACGCCGCCCGCCGGCGGCGAGAGCGCCGCGGACCCGCCGTGCCCCACGGTCCTCGTCGTCGACGCGGACGACGAGCGGTTCCTCTCCCCGCCCGACGCGCCGACGCTGGTCGTCGTCGAGGCGGCAGGCAGCGAGGAGGCGATCGAGCTCGCCGTCGCCCACGCGCGGGACGCGCCCGTGTCCGTGTGGGCGCAGGACCTGGCCAAGGGCGAGCGGATCTCGCGGCGGCTGCCGTCGCCCGCGACGTGGGTCGGGCGGCACGGGATCGCCACGACCGCGGTGCCCACGCGGATCGCGCGTCATGTCGTGCCGCGGCAGCTGGAGTGGCGCGCGGCGTGGGCGCCCGGCACGCCGCGGCTGCCCGCGGATCAGGACCTGCTGGCGGCGCAGCGGACGTTGGCCGAGGTCCGCCACGGGCGGGAAGCGCATCGGTGGCCGGCGCTGAAGGCGACGGCGAGCGCGTTGGCACGCGCGGCACGCAAGAAGGAACGGTGA
- a CDS encoding (2Fe-2S)-binding protein, with protein MIELTVDGTALQAPAGQSLAAVLLTAGRVALRNSPSGTPRGLFCGIGVCQECRVVVDGAVARACVTPVAAGMTVTTGRT; from the coding sequence GTGATCGAGCTCACCGTGGACGGCACGGCGCTGCAGGCGCCGGCCGGTCAGTCCCTGGCCGCGGTGCTGCTGACCGCGGGCCGCGTGGCCCTGCGCAACTCCCCTTCCGGCACGCCCCGCGGCCTCTTCTGCGGCATCGGCGTCTGCCAGGAGTGCCGCGTCGTCGTCGACGGCGCGGTCGCCCGCGCGTGCGTCACCCCGGTCGCGGCGGGGATGACCGTGACGACCGGACGAACCTAG
- a CDS encoding NAD(P)/FAD-dependent oxidoreductase, which yields MSSSPDVVVVGAGVVGAACAYHLAAAGVRVRILDRAYVASGSSGACEGNVLAWDKELERELPLALRSAELWQSLAERLPDDFEYDRKGSVVVAETEAEMIASAERAQVLAGLGVHGEVLDADGLRREEPHSAHDLPGGVLYTGDAQLEPRLATAALVRAAVALGAELQLDTEIRRIVRDPSGRATGVETANGFVPAGAVVIAAGVWTRQLLQDCGLHVPVEPRKGQIVVLERSPVVFRRKLSEAGYVAAVEGGNDAALAIAMVVESTGSGTALLGSSRQQVGFDREVDISVAGAIAARAARFFPILREARALRVYAGLRPLTPDHIPIIGPFAEASNICVATGHEGAGIGLAPATGELVADWYTGSGTQVPLSWYSPDRFAPVELAAT from the coding sequence ATGTCCAGCAGCCCCGACGTCGTCGTGGTGGGCGCGGGGGTCGTCGGCGCGGCCTGCGCCTACCACCTGGCCGCCGCCGGCGTCCGCGTGCGCATCCTGGACCGCGCGTACGTCGCGTCCGGGAGCTCCGGCGCGTGCGAGGGCAACGTCCTCGCCTGGGACAAGGAGCTCGAGCGCGAGCTGCCGCTGGCGCTGCGCTCCGCGGAGCTGTGGCAGTCGCTGGCCGAGCGCCTACCGGACGACTTCGAGTACGACCGCAAGGGCAGCGTCGTCGTCGCCGAGACCGAGGCGGAGATGATCGCCTCGGCCGAGCGCGCCCAGGTGCTCGCCGGCCTCGGCGTGCACGGCGAGGTGCTCGACGCGGACGGGCTGCGCCGCGAGGAGCCGCACTCCGCCCACGACCTCCCGGGCGGCGTCCTCTACACCGGCGACGCCCAGCTCGAGCCCCGGCTCGCCACCGCCGCGCTCGTCCGCGCGGCCGTCGCGCTCGGCGCCGAGCTGCAGCTGGACACCGAGATCCGCCGGATCGTCCGCGACCCGTCCGGTCGCGCGACCGGCGTCGAGACCGCCAACGGCTTCGTCCCCGCCGGCGCGGTGGTGATCGCCGCCGGCGTCTGGACGCGCCAGCTGCTGCAGGACTGCGGCCTGCACGTCCCGGTGGAGCCGCGCAAGGGCCAGATCGTCGTGCTCGAGCGCTCGCCCGTCGTGTTCCGCCGCAAGCTCAGCGAGGCCGGCTACGTCGCCGCCGTCGAGGGTGGCAACGACGCCGCGCTGGCGATCGCCATGGTCGTCGAGTCGACGGGCTCGGGCACCGCGCTGCTCGGCTCCTCCCGCCAGCAGGTCGGCTTCGACCGCGAGGTCGACATCTCCGTCGCCGGCGCGATCGCCGCTCGCGCGGCCCGCTTCTTCCCGATCCTGCGTGAGGCGCGCGCGCTGCGCGTGTACGCCGGCCTGCGCCCGCTGACGCCGGACCACATCCCGATCATCGGCCCCTTCGCCGAAGCGAGCAACATCTGCGTGGCGACCGGCCACGAGGGCGCCGGCATCGGCCTCGCGCCCGCGACCGGCGAGCTCGTCGCCGACTGGTACACCGGCTCCGGCACCCAGGTCCCGCTGTCCTGGTACTCGCCGGACCGCTTCGCCCCGGTGGAGCTGGCGGCGACGTGA